A genomic stretch from Aedes albopictus strain Foshan chromosome 2, AalbF5, whole genome shotgun sequence includes:
- the LOC109407975 gene encoding zinc finger protein 93 has translation MNETLPSAIKVEPSLHDGEKQTQEYTPSEIKHEPLDIESDEIPVAEQEGGHTFKCPDPDCGYSCELDGLLNMHIRLQHDDQNFGLIEPTPSAAPEVEDDSTELKIDLTGPVVLIERVNKRRNVIHTCSRCGTGFRKREVAEEHIAKVHMVLKRFTCSVCGRGFDRSGDLEVHTRVHTGERPYKCPAEECDYSASLTNTLQRHVRRRHKDLVIDNKSGGPEPPTEAKKQCEKDSKKSNNSTGASSSKPVKRGSITTRSKKRHECTNCQVVFTKFESLRAHRNAVHGKDKIFNCPYSNCDAKFPSSRILAKHILLHDEVKPYHCTVEGCQFTFISEDDQRRHLKRHEKKADASLLPFVCDICGKHFELKCGLVRHISALHPRSVGTIGKFEEVLVSDEHDSTE, from the exons atgaatgaaacatTACCATCAGCGATCAAAGTGGAACCTTCTTTGCACGACGGCGAGAAGCAAACACAGGAATATACTCCATCGGAGATTAAGCATGAACCGTTGGATATAGAGTCGGATGAAATACCGGTAGCCGAACAGGAAG GTGGACACACCTTCAAATGTCCAGATCCGGACTGCGGCTACTCTTGCGAGCTAGATGGACTCTTAAACATGCACATCCGTTTGCAGCATGACGATCAAAACTTCGGATTGATTGAACCAACTCCTTCGGCCGCACCCGAAGTGGAGGACGACTCGACGGAGCTGAAGATCGATCTGACGGGCCCGGTCGTCCTGATTGAACGGGTTAATAAGAGAAGGAACGTCATTCACACCTGCAGCCGATGTGGCACCGGATTTCGGAAGCGGGAAGTCGCCGAAGAGCACATTGCCAAGGTCCACATGGTGCTGAAGCGGTTCACCTGTAGCGTGTGCGGAAGGGGGTTCGATCGATCTGGGGATTTGGAAGTGCACACCCGGGTTCACACTGGGGAGCGTCCTTACAAGTGCCCGGCGGAAGAATGCGACTACTCAGCGTCGTTGACTAACACTCTGCAGCGGCACGTACGTCGACGTCATAAAGATCTAGTCATCGATAACAAATCTGGTGGGCCGGAACCACCAACGGAAGCCAAAAAACAGTGTGAAAAGGATTCCAAGAAATCAAATAATTCCACTGGAGCTTCTTCCAGTAAGCCGGTTAAACGCGGCAGCATTACAACCAGATCCAAAAAACGTCATGAATGCACAAACTGTCAAGTAGTCTTTACAAAGTTCGAATCCTTGCGAGCTCATCGTAATGCCGTGCATGGCAAGGATAAAATATTCAATTGCCCTTACAGTAACTGCGATGCTAAATTTCCCAGCTCTCGCATACTGGCGAAGCACATCCTGCTGCACGATGAAGTAAAGCCGTATCATTGCACCGTCGAAGGATGCCAGTTTACGTTCATCTCGGAGGACGATCAACGAAGGCATCTCAAGCGTCACGAGAAAAAAGCCGACGCCAGCTTGCTGCCGTTTGTCTGCGACATTTGCGGTAAGCATTTTGAGCTGAAGTGTGGGCTTGTGCGGCACATCAGTGCGCTGCACCCGCGGAGCGTTGGTACCATTGGTAAGTTTGAGGAGGTTTTGGTTTCCGATGAACATGATTCCACAGAATAA